A genomic window from Streptomyces sp. WMMC940 includes:
- a CDS encoding anti-sigma factor → MSEVRDRNGDELHSAAGAYVLHALPEDERRAFEDHLASCAVCAREIADLSDSAARLAQPVTAEPPEHLRRRVLERIAVTPQAPYAPRVPREQPEEEVPQARAAAGEPAPFGTGRSPVPRILQLALAACAALAVAFGGVAAWQYQAAEQARSQLHWAEERYAGVADVLAAPDVELHTQQLADGGTGTVAVSRSQDAAVFFATGVPPLPVGQTYALWFSEDGSYRPAGLVSGAEAQDMQMLNGPVSGATAVGITIEPVGGSLQPTSPPLGMIDIPV, encoded by the coding sequence ATGAGCGAGGTCCGGGACAGGAACGGCGACGAGCTGCACTCCGCCGCCGGCGCCTATGTGCTGCACGCGCTGCCCGAGGACGAGCGGAGGGCCTTCGAGGACCACCTCGCGTCCTGTGCGGTCTGCGCGCGCGAGATCGCGGACCTCTCGGACTCGGCGGCACGCCTCGCCCAGCCGGTCACGGCCGAACCTCCGGAGCACCTGCGGCGCCGGGTGCTGGAGCGGATCGCCGTCACACCCCAGGCCCCGTACGCTCCCCGCGTTCCGCGCGAACAGCCCGAGGAGGAGGTTCCGCAGGCCCGGGCCGCCGCCGGGGAGCCGGCTCCGTTCGGGACCGGGCGCTCTCCCGTCCCGCGGATCCTGCAACTGGCCCTCGCGGCCTGCGCCGCGCTGGCCGTGGCGTTCGGCGGAGTCGCCGCCTGGCAGTACCAGGCCGCCGAGCAGGCGCGCTCCCAGCTCCACTGGGCCGAGGAGCGGTACGCGGGTGTGGCCGACGTGCTCGCCGCGCCGGACGTCGAGCTCCACACCCAGCAGCTCGCGGACGGCGGCACCGGCACCGTCGCCGTCTCCCGGAGCCAGGACGCGGCGGTGTTCTTCGCGACGGGAGTTCCGCCGCTGCCGGTCGGCCAGACGTACGCCCTGTGGTTCAGCGAGGACGGCTCCTACCGGCCCGCCGGTCTGGTCAGCGGTGCCGAGGCCCAGGACATGCAGATGCTCAACGGCCCGGTCTCGGGAGCGACGGCGGTCGGCATCACCATCGAGCCGGTCGGGGGTTCGTTGCAGCCCACCAGCCCGCCGCTGGGAATGATCGACATCCCCGTCTGA
- a CDS encoding cytochrome P450 family protein, with protein MSEQPVLLPYADPAFVADPFPLYRRLREEGPVRRAVIAGGVEAWLVTRYEDGLAALSDSRLSSDVRDASDPRLMQQLPSTERESMVSNMLRSDPPDHTRLRRLVSKAFTARRVAEMRPRIQEITDRLLDGLLPAGRAELVADFALPLPVTVISELLGVPLDDRHEFQRWTDDMLLRRAEMPDPAVVDSAWQRMRAYLTGLIADRRARPGDDLLSALITARDEEQRLNEDELIAMAFLLLVAGYITTVNLIGSGVAALLAHPDQLALLRDDPELLPGAIEEFLRYDGPVSPGIARFAREDVEIAGVTVPRGATVLIASAIADRDPARFADPDRLDITRRDNAHLAFGHGIHYCLGAPLARLEGQIAIGTALRRLPDLALAVPPEELHWRPGGLRGPARLPVTFTAKDGHRPGSTRGRDAAGSAPGEVAPFGTG; from the coding sequence ATGAGCGAGCAGCCGGTCCTTCTCCCCTACGCCGACCCTGCCTTCGTCGCGGATCCCTTCCCCCTCTACCGCCGGCTACGCGAGGAGGGCCCGGTGCGACGGGCCGTGATCGCGGGCGGAGTGGAGGCCTGGCTGGTCACCCGTTACGAGGACGGCCTCGCGGCCCTGTCGGACTCCCGGCTGAGCAGCGACGTCCGCGACGCCTCGGACCCGCGGCTGATGCAGCAGCTGCCCTCGACGGAGCGCGAGTCGATGGTGAGCAACATGCTGCGCTCCGATCCGCCCGACCACACCCGGCTGCGCCGTCTGGTCTCGAAGGCGTTCACCGCGCGGCGGGTGGCGGAGATGCGGCCCAGGATCCAGGAGATCACCGACCGGCTGCTCGACGGGCTGCTGCCCGCCGGGCGGGCGGAACTCGTCGCGGACTTCGCACTGCCGCTCCCCGTCACCGTCATCAGCGAACTCCTGGGCGTCCCCCTGGACGACCGGCACGAGTTCCAGCGCTGGACCGACGACATGCTGCTGCGCCGCGCGGAGATGCCGGACCCGGCCGTGGTGGACTCGGCATGGCAGCGCATGCGCGCGTATCTGACCGGGCTCATCGCGGACAGGCGGGCCCGGCCGGGGGACGACCTGCTGAGCGCGCTGATCACCGCCCGTGACGAGGAACAGCGGCTGAACGAGGACGAACTGATCGCCATGGCGTTCCTGCTCCTCGTCGCCGGATACATCACCACGGTCAATCTGATCGGCAGCGGGGTCGCGGCGCTGCTCGCCCACCCCGACCAACTGGCACTGCTGCGGGACGACCCGGAGCTGCTGCCCGGCGCCATCGAGGAGTTCCTGCGGTACGACGGGCCCGTCAGCCCCGGAATCGCGAGGTTCGCGCGCGAGGACGTGGAGATCGCCGGGGTGACCGTCCCGCGGGGTGCGACCGTGCTGATCGCCTCCGCCATCGCCGACCGCGACCCGGCGCGGTTCGCCGACCCGGACCGGCTGGACATCACCCGGCGCGACAACGCGCACCTCGCCTTCGGGCACGGGATCCACTACTGCCTGGGGGCCCCGCTGGCCAGGCTGGAGGGGCAGATCGCCATCGGCACCGCGCTGCGGCGTCTCCCCGACCTGGCGCTGGCCGTGCCGCCGGAGGAACTGCACTGGCGGCCGGGCGGGCTGCGGGGTCCGGCGCGGCTGCCGGTCACGTTCACGGCCAAGGACGGGCACCGCCCCGGCTCCACCCGGGGACGGGACGCCGCCGGGTCAGCCCCGGGGGAGGTCGCACCGTTCGGCACGGGCTGA
- a CDS encoding IS110 family transposase, whose product MFIGWDWATETHDVTVMDDAGKRIDRWELAHTEEGFTKTLARLRKHGAPADLPVAIETTRGLAVDRLLAAGHPIVPVHPNAFHAMRARWGASKAKTDAGDSMKLADYLRTDGHMLPRLEPTEQATLDLQALTRQRADHIEAKVAAVNQLAALLDEHWPGGKAVFYELDSDIAMAFLERYPTPASAARLTAGRLEAWCKRHGYSGKKPGSVLIERLRLAPKAASRLSEQVAGQLVRVQVQLVQGIRATIRVLDKSIAEAAATHPYAPLFATMPRIGKVSLGQIIGEIGPILERAQTCEQLVAEAGVVPVTRASGKARTVSFRFATNRRARLALTTFADNSRHGSDWAAKIYNDARARKKRHPHAIRILARAWLRVMWACWRDGTCYDPVIHQSNSKINTTAETRMAA is encoded by the coding sequence GTGTTCATCGGGTGGGACTGGGCGACCGAGACCCATGACGTGACCGTCATGGACGACGCCGGAAAACGCATCGACCGGTGGGAACTCGCCCACACCGAGGAGGGGTTCACCAAGACTCTGGCGAGGCTGCGCAAACACGGTGCTCCGGCAGACCTGCCCGTAGCGATCGAGACCACCCGCGGCCTGGCCGTCGACCGCCTCCTTGCCGCCGGACACCCCATCGTGCCGGTGCACCCCAACGCCTTCCACGCCATGCGGGCACGCTGGGGCGCCTCCAAGGCCAAGACCGACGCCGGCGACAGCATGAAACTCGCCGACTACCTGCGCACCGACGGGCACATGCTGCCCAGACTGGAACCCACCGAGCAGGCCACCCTCGACCTCCAGGCCCTCACCCGGCAGCGTGCCGACCACATCGAGGCCAAGGTCGCCGCCGTCAACCAGCTCGCCGCCCTGCTGGACGAGCACTGGCCCGGGGGCAAGGCCGTCTTCTACGAACTCGACAGCGACATCGCCATGGCCTTCCTGGAGCGCTACCCCACCCCGGCCTCCGCCGCCAGGCTCACCGCCGGACGCCTCGAAGCCTGGTGCAAGCGCCACGGATACTCCGGGAAGAAGCCCGGCAGCGTCCTGATCGAACGCCTGCGCTTGGCCCCGAAGGCCGCCTCCCGCCTCAGCGAACAGGTCGCCGGACAGCTCGTCCGAGTCCAGGTGCAGCTGGTGCAGGGCATACGCGCGACGATCCGTGTCTTGGACAAGTCCATCGCCGAAGCAGCCGCAACCCATCCCTACGCACCGCTTTTCGCCACCATGCCGCGCATCGGCAAGGTCAGCCTCGGGCAGATCATCGGCGAGATCGGCCCGATCCTGGAACGCGCCCAGACCTGCGAACAACTCGTCGCCGAAGCTGGCGTCGTCCCGGTCACCCGGGCCTCGGGCAAGGCCCGCACGGTCTCCTTCCGCTTCGCGACCAACCGAAGAGCTCGACTCGCGCTGACGACCTTCGCCGACAACAGCCGCCACGGCAGCGACTGGGCCGCCAAGATCTACAACGACGCCAGGGCGCGCAAGAAGCGACACCCCCACGCGATCCGCATCCTGGCCCGAGCATGGCTCCGCGTGATGTGGGCCTGCTGGCGCGACGGCACCTGCTATGACCCCGTGATCCACCAATCCAACAGCAAGATCAACACGACCGCGGAGACGCGGATGGCGGCATAG